One window of Triticum dicoccoides isolate Atlit2015 ecotype Zavitan chromosome 5A, WEW_v2.0, whole genome shotgun sequence genomic DNA carries:
- the LOC119298783 gene encoding ocs element-binding factor 1-like — translation MALSDVDHDFEAFLAFLASGLDAPPTQTSPVPAPSSSPDLLPMLTSSPEEGLLSPAAPSPLEVPMATSSPSEGGLLTPGALSPDLPMTTSSPEEGTSSGSAGAVAVAGDDGDRERRLRRKVSNRESARRSRARKQRHLEEQRAAAATLRAGNRHLAEKLRVARARAGLITLANARLRAQGQALGQRLAAARQALALRQLYAAASASGGALDMQALASLIR, via the coding sequence ATGGCCCTCTCGGACGTCGACCACGACTTCGAGGCCTTCCTCGCCTTCCTCGCCTCCGGCCTGGACGCGCCGCCGACGCAGACGTCCCCCGTGCCGGCTCCTTCGTCGTCGCCGGATCTTCTTCCCATGCTCACGTCGTCGCCGGAGGAGGGCCTGCTGAGCCCCGCTGCCCCGTCGCCGCTGGAAGTACCCATGGCCACGTCGTCACCGTCGGAGGGCGGCCTGCTGACCCCAGGTGCGCTGTCGCCGGATCTTCCCATGACCACGTCGTCGCCGGAGGAGGGCACGTCGTCGGGATCGGCGGGGGCCGTTGCCGTCGCCGGGGACGACGGCGACAGGGAGCGGAGGCTCCGCCGCAAGGTGTCCAACCGCGAGTCGGCGCGCCGGTCGCGCGCGCGCAAGCAGCGGCACCTCGAGGAGCAGCGCGCCGCGGCCGCCACGCTCCGGGCCGGGAACCGGCACCTCGCCGAGAAGCTCCGGGTCGCCAGGGCGCGCGCGGGGCTCATCACGCTCGCCAACGCCCGCCTCCGCGCCCAGGGCCaggctctgggccagcgtctcgccGCAGCACGCCAGGCCCTCGCCCTCAGGCAGCTATACGCCGCCGCGTCGGCCTCCGGCGGCGCCCTGGACATGCAGGCGCTCGCCTCGCTGATCCGGTAG
- the LOC119298784 gene encoding uncharacterized protein LOC119298784 isoform X1 — MAGGVRRLSEVLREQQEPFLLQGEPCCSVNNKGVRASWGRAVRRAVPRWRSDGLAVGCFPCAARKRESFRPLSRAGHAHCDDDARRLSPVSVLDVLRCSDDEEEASSSPTLSDCKHYTGEEEEDDKPSSTAGSSPPPDKKEESEEEWRKVVSSWERVAGDIARVPVLAQLDLLSSMSAREWEWHGEAEAERVGASVEAIIFEEMSADAVRDMVDL; from the exons ATGGCCGGCGGCGTTAGGAGGCTCTCGGAGGTGCTGCGGGAGCAGCAGGAGCCGTTCCTCCTTCAGGGAGAGCCCTGCTGCTCCGTCAACAACAAGGGCGTCAGGGCTTCGTGGGGCCGGGCCGTGAGGAGGGCGGTGCCGCGGTGGCGGTCTGACGGCCTCGCCGTCGGCTGCTTCCCCTGCGCCGCCCGCAAGCGCGAGAGCTTCCGCCCGCTgtcgcgcgccggccacgcgcacTGCGACGACGACGCGAGGCGGCTCAGCCCGGTGTCCGTCCTGGACGTGCTGCGGTGctccgacgacgaggaggaagcGTCGTCGTCGCCCACGCTCAGCGACTGTAAGCACTACACTG gggaggaggaggaggacgacaagCCATCGTCGACGGCAGGCAGCTCGCCGCCACCCGACAAGAAGGAGGAGTCGGAGGAGGAGTGGAGGAAGGTGGTCTCGTCGTGGGAGAGGGTCGCGGGGGACATCGCAAGGGTCCCCGTGCTTGCGCAGCTGGACCTGTTGAGCTCCATGTCGGCGAGGGAGTGGGAGTGGCACGGGGAGGCGGAGGCAGAGCGGGTGGGCGCGAGCGTGGAGGCCATCATCTTCGAGGAGATGAGCGCGGATGCCGTGCGCGACATGGTCGACCTGTAG
- the LOC119298784 gene encoding uncharacterized protein LOC119298784 isoform X2, producing MAGGVRRLSEVLREQQEPFLLQGEPCCSVNNKGVRASWGRAVRRAVPRWRSDGLAVGCFPCAARKRESFRPLSRAGHAHCDDDARRLSPVSVLDVLRCSDDEEEASSSPTLSDWEEEEDDKPSSTAGSSPPPDKKEESEEEWRKVVSSWERVAGDIARVPVLAQLDLLSSMSAREWEWHGEAEAERVGASVEAIIFEEMSADAVRDMVDL from the exons ATGGCCGGCGGCGTTAGGAGGCTCTCGGAGGTGCTGCGGGAGCAGCAGGAGCCGTTCCTCCTTCAGGGAGAGCCCTGCTGCTCCGTCAACAACAAGGGCGTCAGGGCTTCGTGGGGCCGGGCCGTGAGGAGGGCGGTGCCGCGGTGGCGGTCTGACGGCCTCGCCGTCGGCTGCTTCCCCTGCGCCGCCCGCAAGCGCGAGAGCTTCCGCCCGCTgtcgcgcgccggccacgcgcacTGCGACGACGACGCGAGGCGGCTCAGCCCGGTGTCCGTCCTGGACGTGCTGCGGTGctccgacgacgaggaggaagcGTCGTCGTCGCCCACGCTCAGCGACT gggaggaggaggaggacgacaagCCATCGTCGACGGCAGGCAGCTCGCCGCCACCCGACAAGAAGGAGGAGTCGGAGGAGGAGTGGAGGAAGGTGGTCTCGTCGTGGGAGAGGGTCGCGGGGGACATCGCAAGGGTCCCCGTGCTTGCGCAGCTGGACCTGTTGAGCTCCATGTCGGCGAGGGAGTGGGAGTGGCACGGGGAGGCGGAGGCAGAGCGGGTGGGCGCGAGCGTGGAGGCCATCATCTTCGAGGAGATGAGCGCGGATGCCGTGCGCGACATGGTCGACCTGTAG